In a single window of the Candidatus Neomarinimicrobiota bacterium genome:
- a CDS encoding 3-isopropylmalate dehydratase large subunit, with product MSNQTNGSSRSQTFVQKVLARGAGQEYAEIGEVVDVTPDRALSHDNSAAIRGYFESLGVTDVWDPEKLAITLDHAAPAPTVKHAENHSKIREFVKEQGISHFFEVGRGICHQVLSEEALILPGQIILGADSHTPHFGWMGAFGTGIGRSEMAATWAAGELWLRVPETIRVRLTGELSNGATSKDVALSLIGQFGADGALYKSVEFTGDGVSQFTVEDRMVLINMMAEFGAKNAYLEPDESVFDWLAARLAKRTGDSVESCRQRIEELVLYPDEDAEYDRTIDFDLSEIEPVVAKPHTVDNVVPLSEMEGTRVHQAYIGTCTNGRLSDIAAAAEVLRGKRISPNTRLMVVPASSEVLEQATDLGYTSDLVKAGAVISPPGCGACMGNHMGVLAPGEVCISSANRNFQGRMGTRDAEIYLANPAVVAASALAGYITNPENIKEEVEV from the coding sequence ATGAGTAATCAAACTAACGGAAGTAGCCGGTCGCAGACCTTTGTCCAGAAAGTCCTCGCCAGAGGCGCTGGCCAGGAGTACGCCGAAATCGGTGAAGTGGTGGACGTCACACCGGATCGCGCTCTGAGCCACGATAACAGCGCAGCCATTCGGGGATATTTTGAGTCGCTGGGTGTGACGGATGTTTGGGATCCGGAAAAACTGGCTATCACCCTGGATCATGCAGCGCCGGCGCCGACGGTGAAGCACGCGGAGAATCATTCGAAGATCCGGGAATTCGTGAAGGAACAAGGTATTTCACATTTTTTCGAAGTCGGGCGAGGGATTTGTCACCAGGTACTCAGCGAAGAGGCGCTGATTTTGCCAGGACAGATTATCTTGGGCGCCGACTCCCACACGCCGCACTTCGGCTGGATGGGAGCCTTTGGAACCGGTATTGGTCGCAGCGAGATGGCTGCCACCTGGGCAGCCGGCGAACTCTGGCTCCGGGTACCGGAGACGATTCGCGTACGATTGACCGGGGAGTTGAGTAACGGAGCAACCTCCAAGGATGTGGCGCTGAGTCTCATCGGACAATTCGGAGCCGACGGTGCGCTGTATAAATCCGTGGAATTTACAGGCGACGGTGTGTCACAGTTCACCGTGGAAGACCGGATGGTGCTCATTAATATGATGGCGGAGTTCGGCGCTAAGAACGCCTACCTTGAGCCGGATGAGAGTGTATTCGACTGGCTGGCAGCGCGGCTGGCGAAGCGCACTGGCGATTCGGTGGAATCGTGCCGCCAGCGAATCGAGGAGTTGGTGCTTTACCCGGATGAAGACGCCGAGTACGATCGTACCATCGATTTTGACCTCAGTGAGATTGAGCCGGTGGTGGCGAAGCCGCATACCGTGGACAATGTGGTGCCGCTCTCCGAGATGGAGGGGACGCGGGTGCATCAGGCGTACATCGGCACCTGCACCAACGGCCGGCTGTCCGACATCGCCGCTGCGGCGGAAGTCCTCCGGGGCAAACGAATTTCGCCGAATACCAGGCTGATGGTCGTACCGGCGTCATCTGAAGTTTTGGAGCAGGCTACGGATCTTGGGTATACCAGCGATCTGGTGAAGGCCGGTGCGGTGATAAGTCCGCCGGGCTGCGGCGCCTGCATGGGGAATCACATGGGCGTGCTGGCTCCCGGTGAGGTCTGTATCAGCAGCGCGAACCGTAATTTCCAGGGACGCATGGGCACCAGAGATGCGGAGATCTATCTGGCGAATCCGGCGGTGGTGGCAGCCAGCGCACTGGCGGGATATATCACGAATCCGGAAAATATCAAGGAAGAGGTGGAAGTCTGA